Proteins encoded in a region of the Fusarium falciforme chromosome 6, complete sequence genome:
- a CDS encoding F-box domain-containing protein, whose protein sequence is MLHNLALVSLPNEILLEIFALFPKHLLLRLRCVSRAFALLATPGAFRSLRLRAYRDEPQRFVQIATSEKLRNHVREVTCDTWSGPDLDRRTIYDMETVQTYSDFLKALPYIASFKNLEIFHLRFGTGQEEARIIRSTVSERVFHYLAGISLEHPFGEKSQQSLPTDPSTPIQLKTLSISNLEDGINKTLIKSEAFQDIISSPYLVDLRLYLATDTKSLTQSSSNKCSDQSDMFESLPYTWLRPSIAGNLRVLSLYCHEPWGWFPKMDFRLVGASDGMPNLKVLALGNYTFSHEWQVEWVGSLGIEKIYLDGCAILFQARKWRGMLLDQSETVLQGSDGRVHAFSNSGYYLKPTTPRSGHVAEAIHGTLRWHHLLSHWAESMTNLRVFKMGKGHWDDIPNEAIDPSYYQRLHGASSQEVSDQPFKDHGFRYFEYPSPGTTGSGIRKYGTGASGDDKDMLKYVYWREEYTDYDEMWKRREDERKVVTQEEWRREYGQDECRKLTEDDRARDKAALEAMISAVGTRRARMNTLGTR, encoded by the coding sequence ATGCTTCACAACCTGGCCTTGGTGTCTCTTCCTAATGAGATATTACTAGAAATCTTTGCGCTTTTCCCCAAGCATCTCCTCCTTCGTCTAAGATGCGTCAGTCGCGCGTTCGCTCTCCTCGCCACGCCGGGTGCGTTTCGAAGCCTCCGACTTCGGGCCTATCGCGATGAACCCCAACGCTTCGTCCAAATTGCCACCTCTGAAAAGCTTCGGAATCATGTTCGAGAAGTCACTTGCGATACTTGGAGTGGTCCAGATTTGGATAGACGAACCATCTACGATATGGAGACTGTTCAAACTTACTCGGATTTCCTGAAAGCGCTACCTTATATCGCCTCGTTCAAGAATCTTGAGATCTTTCACTTAAGATTTGGCACCGGTCAAGAAGAGGCACGAATTATCCGAAGCACGGTTTCTGAGCGTGTCTTCCATTATCTGGCAGGGATCTCGCTTGAACACCCCTTTGGCGAGAAATCCCAGCAATCTCTTCCTACTGACCCTTCTACTCCTATTCAACTCAAGACTCTTTCGATATCCAACCTTGAGGACGGCATAAATAAGACGCTTATCAAGTCAGAGGCATTCCAAGATATCATCAGTTCACCATATCTCGTTGACCTCCGCCTTTACCTCGCCACCGATACCAAGAGTCTCACACAGTCCTCCAGTAACAAGTGTTCAGATCAGTCCGACATGTTTGAATCACTTCCATACACCTGGCTCAGGCCCTCGATTGCTGGAAACCTTCGGGTCCTCTCCCTCTACTGCCACGAACCATGGGGTTGGTTCCCGAAGATGGACTTTCGACTCGTTGGCGCCAGCGACGGAATGCCCAACCTCAAAGTGCTCGCTCTCGGAAACTATACATTTAGCCACGAATGGCAAGTTGAATGGGTTGGATCTCTAGGCATAGAAAAGATTTACCTAGATGGCTGTGCTATCCTTTTCCAAGCCAGAAAATGGAGGGGCATGCTGTTGGATCAGAGCGAGACTGTGCTCCAGGGCTCAGATGGGAGAGTGCATGCCTTCTCCAATAGTGGCTACTATTTGAAGCCAACGACACCACGTTCAGGACATGTAGCCGAGGCCATCCACGGAACCCTTCGCTGGCATCATCTGCTCTCACATTGGGCAGAGTCTATGACTAATTTAAGAGTCTTTAAGATGGGCAAAGGACATTGGGATGATATCCCAAATGAGGCTATCGACCCAAGTTACTATCAGAGGCTCCATGGAGCGAGCAGTCAAGAAGTTTCGGACCAGCCTTTCAAAGATCATGGGTTTCGGTACTTTGAGTATCCATCTCCAGGAACAACTGGCAGTGGCATACGGAAATATGGTACAGGCGCTTCTGGGGATGACAAAGACATGCTCAAGTACGTGTACTGGAGGGAGGAGTACACCGACTATGATGAAATGTGGAAGAGGCGAGAAGATGAGCGGAAAGTTGTGACGCAGGAAGAGTGGCGTAGGGAGTATGGGCAAGATGAGTGCAGGAAGCTCACGGAGGATGATAGAGCGAGAGATAAGGCGGCGTTGGAAGCGATGATTTCTGCTGTTGGTACTAGAAGAGCACGCATGAATACACTGGGAACTAGATGA
- a CDS encoding Oxidored-FMN domain-containing protein, which produces MAPPRYGSGDVSPEPLAQELRFHPSGRVAKNRFMKGPMAEMLATWSPKTPAERGIPTKESIELYKRWGEGKNNFGVIVTGNIDIDLESVGNIGDMGIPLDATYEGERFEKFKELAKGAKADGSLLVGQVNHPGRQVEARVNPVAISASDVQLEPKMGMTFGKPHAATKEEIARIVEGFAHAAEYLEKAGFDGIELHAAHGYLISQFLSRTTNKRTDEYGPQTIESRLRIVSDIAKAVKARVSPTFIVSAKLNSVEFQDGGVTPDEARELCETLEQLEFDFVELSGGTYEHMDMAWKKESTARREGFFLEWAATITKALDPGHKMRTYIAGGMRSVGAMVDALKVVDGVTLARPAIAEPRLVPDIIEGRVQGAIKPVEAIETDLGIAMVAAQAQLSQVGRGFEPFDLSDPEAFQTFGADMGAWFEKVVQDGPKMEFVRAVQYSGPQVPYGTVKSA; this is translated from the exons ATGGCTCCCCCTCGTTATGGTTCCGGAGACGTGAGCCCTGAGCCTCTGGCGCAGGAGCTTCGCTTTCACCCTTCTGGCAGAGTCGCAAAGAACAGGTTCATGAAGGGTCCCATGGCTGAGATGCTTGCTACGTGGAGCCCGAAGACGCCTGCGGAGAGGGGTATTCCTACCAAGGAGTCGATTGAGCTCTACAAGCG ATGGGGCGAGGGCAAGAATAACTTTGGTGTTATCGTCACTGGAAACATTGACATTGATCTCGAGTCTGTGGGCAATATTGGAGATATGGGCATTCCTCTTGATGCGACGTACGAAGGCGAGCGCTTTGAAAAGTTCAAGGAGCTTGCAAAGGGTGCCAAGGCCGATGGAAGTCTGCTTGTCGGCCAGGTCAATCATCCTGGACGACAGGTTGAGGCACGAGTTAACCCCGTCGCCATCTCTGCGTCTGATGTTCAGCTTG AACCCAAGATGGGAATGACGTTTGGCAAGCCTCATGCTGCGACAAAGGAGGAAATCGCAAGAATAGTCGAAGGCTTCGCTCATGCTGCAGAGTACCTCGAAAAGGCCGGCTTTGACGGTATCGAACTCCACGCCGCCCACGGCTACCTCATCTCTCAATTCCTCTCGCGAACCACCAACAAGCGCACCGACGAATACGGACCCCAGACAATCGAGTCCCGCCTACGCATCGTATCCGACATTGCAAAAGCCGTCAAGGCGCGCGTGTCTCCTACTTTTATTGTCAGCGCCAAGCTCAACAGCGTCGAGTTCCAGGACGGTGGTGTCACGCCTGATGAGGCGCGGGAGTTGTGCGAGACTCTTGAACAGTTGGAGTTTGACTTTGTGGAGTTGAGTGGTGGTACTTATGAGCATATGGACATGGcgtggaagaaggagagtACTGCTAGGAGGGAGGGGTTCTTTCTTGAGTGGGCAGCGACTATCACCAAGGCGCTTGATCCGGGACACAAGATGAGGACTTATATTGCTGGTGGGATGAGATCTGTTGGGGCCATGGTTGATGCGCTCAAGGTTGTTGACGGTGTCACTCTCGCACGACCTGCAATCGCAGAGCCCCGTCTCGTCCCCGACATCATCGAGGGACGTGTTCAAGGCGCAATCAAGCCtgtcgaggccatcgagacGGATTTGGGTATTGCCATGGTCGCCGCACAGGCTCAGCTGTCGCAGGTCGGACGCGGCTTTGAGCCTTTTGATCTTAGTGATCCTGAGGCGTTCCAGACTTTTGGAGCTGACATGGGAGCTTGGTTTGAGAAGGTTGTTCAAGATGGGCCCAAGATGGAGTTTGTACGGGCTGTGCAGTATTCGGGACCTCAGGTTCCTTACGGGACTGTCAAGTCTGCTTAG
- a CDS encoding Zn(2)-C6 fungal-type domain-containing protein produces the protein MIAMATSPEDTDPTRSNRRKACDLCFTKKIKCDMLKPVCSNCILYNTDCRTSIIRRKANPARVRAGTKPQQQEDPSRTEALESRLARIEAQLQLVLNVARDAQPQQPSIAQQSPESHSSETTEAISAENEVHAGIARSAYHSWKFDPVNPSIYEGPEPDSLMLPPLEEVLPIVDHYFYTFNAVIPLFHQPDFMKVLHTWYNQPQSRDRATWAAIQIVMALGYRTPQLALGETQMKHIERADVCLRNAQTVVSELVTRDQDLLGVQILLGIVMLFQNSRDPKPASVIIGTAVRLAHRLQLHSSNAGELFPAIEAEQRSRVFWIAYTLDKDICLRANTPSCQFDDDVDIPLPSLAPADSAGLIWTQNGQVHFNYHRRRVELAYIEGKVYDLLYSNRASKVRGPERKRRVLRLQNMLDQWYERIPTVFHIDNVAANVGPSQLVQMTKMHHSFLLAEVMTHGIYSHNADWVKRISSFSRAAIGNWNPGYGSPKCGMKDQEPPLPDGWTKCVDISRGCMKLFQEATPTECLVWQCSCSHFSALIIILANMTLNPGHNFIHVDQHLAVKALDLFDKLLGIIEDASFRSLRAIVGELSQKAEAAVEIYRQELSRSGRDIFETLNVDNSGDAQPELDFLPSNTVFDGLDGPFSSLDTEVDFDALNFDPTGAGNMEILDNGMADLISFMR, from the exons ATGATAGCTATGGCGACCTCACCGGAAGATACGGATCCCACGCGGTCGAACCGTCGCAAAG CCTGCGATTTGTGCTTTACGAAAAAGATCAAGTGTGACATGCTCAAACCCGTCTGCTCTAATTGTATTCTTTACAATACGGACTGTCGGACGAGTATTATCCGACGCAAGGCCAATCCGGCGAGGGTGAGAGCAGGGACGAAACCGCAGCAGCAGGAAGA CCCCAGTCGGACAGAAGCCCTGGAGTCGAGATTAGCCCGGATTGAagcccagctccagctcgtccTCAACGTCGCCAGAGATGCCCAGCCACAGCAACCTTCAATCGCTCAACAATCACCGGAAAGCCATTCAAGCGAGACCACAGAGGCAATCTCGGCTGAAAATGAAGTGCACGCTGGAATCGCGCGGTCGGCCTACCACTCGTGGAAGTTTGACCCCGTCAACCCGAGCATCTACGAGGGACCAGAGCCCGACTCGCTGATGTTGCCGCCGTTGGAAGAGGTCCTGCCAATTGTCGATCATTATTTTTACACGTTTAATGCGGTGATCCCGCTGTTTCATCAGCCTGATTTTATGAAGGTGCTGCATACCTGGTATAACCAGCCTCAGTCCCGCGACAGGGCGACTTGGGCGGCTATTCAGATCGTCATGGCTCTTGGGTATCGCACGCCACAGCTTGCACTTGGAGAGACGCAGATGAAGCACATCGAGAGGGCTGATGTGTGCTTGAGGAATGCGCAAACTGTTGTCTCGGAGCTTGTCACGCGTGATCAGGATTTACTTGGTGTTCAGATTCTTCTTGGGATTGTTATGCTTTTCCAGAATAGTCGCGATCCGAAGCCCGCGAGTGTCATTATTGGCACTGCTGTTAGGCTTGCGCATCGACTGCAGCTACATTCTTCCAACGCGGGAGAGCTGTTTCCGGCTATTGAAGCAGAACAGCGGTCTCGTGTTTTCTGGATCGCGTACACTCTTGACAAG GACATTTGTCTAAGGGCAAACACCCCGTCTTGCCAGTTTGACGACGATGTGGATATTCCACTGCCAAGTCTTGCGCCTGCGGACAGCGCTGGTTTAATATGGACGCAGAACGGCCAGGTTCACTTCAACTACCACAGAAGACGAGTCGAGCTGGCGTACATCGAAGGCAAAGTGTATGACCTTCTCTACTCGAACCGCGCAAGCAAAGTCCGCGGCCCGGAGCGCAAGCGAAGAGTCCTCCGTCTCCAAAACATGCTAGATCAGTGGTATGAGCGTATCCCAACCGTCTTTCACATCGACAACGTCGCTGCGAATGTTGGTCCGAGCCAGCTAGTGCAGATGACCAAGATGCATCACTCGTTTCTGCTGGCAGAAGTCATGACGCATGGGATATACAGCCACAATGCAGACTGGGTTAAGCGGATCAGTTCGTTCAGTCGTGCTGCTATTGGGAACTGGAATCCGGGCTATGGGAGTCCAAAGTGCGGCATGAAGGATCAGGAGCCGCCTCTGCCTGATGGTTGGACCAAGTGTGTTGATATTAGCCGGGGGTGTATGAAGCTATTCCAAGAGGCTACACCAACCGAGTGTCTTGTCTG GCAATGCAGCTGCTCGCATTTCTCagccctcatcatcatccttgcCAACATGACCCTTAACCCAGGCCACAATTTCATCCACGTCGACCAGCACCTAGCAGTCAAAGCCCTCGACTTATTCGACAAGCTCCTCGGCATAATCGAAGACGCCTCCTTCCGCAGCCTGCGAGCCATCGTCGGCGAGCTAAGCCAAAAAGCCGAAGCAGCCGTCGAGATTTACAGACAAGAGCTCAGTCGCTCGGGCCGAGACATTTTTGAGACTTTGAATGTTGATAATTCGGGTGATGCGCAGCCCGAGTTGGATTTCTTGCCTAGTAATACTGTTTTTGATGGGCTTGATGGGCCGTTTTCTAGTTTGGATACCGAGGTTGATTTTGATGCGTTGAATTTTGATCCGACTGGGGCTGGGAATATGGAGATTTTGGATAACGGCATGGCGGATTTGATCAGCTTTATGCGGTGA
- a CDS encoding Zn(2)-C6 fungal-type domain-containing protein — MGEPSTKRRKVRKGTRSCWECRRRKIKCQFNSDEDAICVGCLQRETTCISQEYVQEPAAPTQDKRLAQRLGRLEMLMEKLVDNSVPEPSPARRVHIPSPSDSDEPSTFRRFTQQAADVFDSSVVDNAQHMTSSLNHSDTPLTSLPDSTPIVPPIRFPSRLAKANHISPQLHALFPPQRTLYAISQQSPGARFVLAAFYSQKDQIDGKPEPLSSLAQIPDVTSHPAILAKRLLQLAVCLQQMPAFFDGSTLGLKKSMAETMEEWVSVTSRLVTSDDDFVGCLEGLECLIIQSFYQSDAGQLRKAWMTCRRALNMAQLMGIDRRSAKSIRSCDPSFDPRRRPSPAVIWFRINCNDRYLSLILGLPIGSRDNWFASDEGIQSDAPSDKLGKVYAVISGKIADRNEMTGSEAYALTQSIDLELEKAFKMMDILWWKLPDMAICCNSSDASGDNMSVVKLQIRHYSLLILLHLPYLLRDRGQRRYEYNRATCMQASRDVLARFLEYRTCFTTAIAGRHVDYSALVAAMTLLLGYLGWRWPGYEAQRAQDRELAEKAQDKMNEMGAMNNDRLCIEAAETIRQLLPIVQRPTNGEERNIHLNIPFLGTVNINPGPSPPPSTSAGMMSTPTGNTEGGLSSEIPFSFSLNEPSFTPQPPEINDISTTCPLENATPDCVTAEWPCFTADPEDWALQGVDTTYWSMLNSSIT; from the exons ATGGGCGAACCATCAACGAAGCGGCGCAAAGTCCGTAAAGGAACACGCAGCTGCTGGGAAT GCCGTAGACGCAAGATCAAGTGCCAATTCAACAGCGACGAAGATGCAATCTGCGTGGGCTGTCTCCAACGCGAGACGACATGCATCTCGCAGGAGTACGTCCAGGAGCCTGCAGCTCCCACGCAGGACAAGCGCCTCGCGCAGCGCCTCGGACGACTCGAGATGTtgatggagaagctggtcGACAATTCAGTTCCTGAGCCTTCACCTGCCCGAAGAGTGCACATCCCTTCACCCTCCGACTCGGATGAACCATCTACCTTTCGCCGCTTCACGCAACAAGCGGCTGATGTGTTTGACTCTTCGGTCGTGGACAATGCACAGCACATGACATCTTCATTAAACCATTCCGATACACCTCTAACATCCCTCCCCGATTCAACCCCCATAGTCCCCCCAATCCGCTTTCCCTCCCGCCTAGCAAAAGCAAACCACATCTCCCCTCAGCTACACGCCCTCTTCCCACCCCAAAGAACCTTGTACGCCATCTCCCAGCAGAGTCCTGGCGCACGCTTCGTCCTCGCAGCATTCTACTCCCAAAAAGATCAAATCGATGGAAAGCCAGAACCTCTTTCATCTCTAGCCCAGATCCCAGATGTCACCAGCCATCCCGCCATCCTGGCCAAGCGGCTCCTCCAGCTTGCCGTCTGTCTCCAGCAGATGCCCGCCTTCTTCGATGGGAGCACCCTAGGTCTCAAAAAGTCCATGGCAGAGACAATGGAAGAATGGGTCTCGGTAACATCCAGGCTCGTCACATCAGACGACGACTTTGTAGGATGCCTTGAAGGTCTAGAGTGCCTCATCATCCAGAGCTTCTACCAAAGCGACGCCGGCCAACTACGCAAGGCATGGATGACATGTCGTCGCGCCCTCAACATGGCCCAGCTCATGGGCATAGATCGTCGATCTGCAAAGTCGATCCGCTCCTGCGATCCATCCTTTGACCCTAGACGACGCCCATCTCCAGCTGTCATCTGGTTCCGCATCAACTGCAACGACCGCTACCTGTCtctcatcctcggcctcccCATTGGTTCTCGCGACAACTGGTTCGCTTCAGACGAAGGTATCCAATCTGATGCACCTAGCGACAAGCTCGGAAAGGTATACGCCGTCATCTCCGGCAAAATCGCCGACAGAAACGAAATGACGGGCAGCGAAGCATACGCCCTAACGCAGTCAATCGACCTGGAACTTGAAAAAGCCTTCAAGATGATGGACATTCTATGGTGGAAGCTCCCGGATATGGCCATATGCTGCAACTCATCCGACGCATCCGGCGACAACATGTCAGTCGTCAAGCTCCAGATCCGTCACTACTCGCTCCTCATCCTGCTCCACCTCCCATACCTTCTCCGGGACCGTGGCCAGAGACGGTACGAGTACAACCGCGCCACGTGCATGCAAGCAAGTCGCGATGTGTTGGCCCGCTTCCTCGAGTACCGGACTTGTTTCACAACAGCCATCGCCGGTCGGCACGTCGATTACTCTGCCCTAGTAGCAGCCATGACCCTCCTCTTGGGTTACCTAGGCTGGCGATGGCCCGGGTACGAAGCCCAGCGAGCCCAAGATCGAGAATTGGCCGAAAAAGCGCAAGACAAGATGAACGAAATGGGAGCCATGAACAACGACAGACTCTGCATTGAAGCAGCCGAAACAATTCGCCAGCTCCTCCCCATCGTACAGAGACCTACAAacggagaagagagaaacatCCATCTCAACATCCCCTTCTTAGGGACAGTAAACATCAACCCCGGCCCATCACCTCCGCCATCCACATCAGCAGGCATGATGTCGACACCCACGGGCAACACAGAGGGAGGGTTATCCTCAGAAAtccccttttccttctccctcAACGAGCCTTCGTTCACACCCCAGCCACCTGAGATTAACGACATTTCAACAACCTGTCCTCTCGAGAATGCAACCCCCGACTGTGTAACTGCCGAATGGCCATGCTTCACCGCCGACCCGGAGGATTGGGCGCTGCAAGGAGTAGATACGACGTACTGGTCAATGTTGAACAGCAGCATAACGTAA
- a CDS encoding Peptidase M20 domain-containing protein 2, translating to MLIRLDNLIEQARLLINSRLDGLNSSLHQQINQAIHSHPETAYEEFYAHETITKYLQDLGFQVRKQAYGLKTSFEASLGSGGRQVVFCAEYDALPGIGHGCGHNIISTASVGAFLGAAHALATLKIPGRLRLLGTPAEENGCGKGELIKAGAFDPPEDVAAAIMAHPVPASLIDSDTGVAGLRLISSHQFRVEFRGHAAHAGGEPWNGVNALDAAVAAYSNVSLLRQQIHPDERIHGVIEDGGTIPGVIPDYTRMHWNVRSPTMERGEKLLQRVKACLEAGAAATGCQINYIFSPTYMDLRVNQTLCKTYVQDMARLGQTVALNMAEPATASTDMGNVSYLAPSFHGAFTITSDPNVAIHSPKFAEAASTDDAHAAAIKTAKGMAMLAMRVLIEENVAAGARRDFETEK from the exons ATGTTGATACGACTGGATAACCTCATTGAGCAAGCCCGGCTCCTCATCAATAGCCGGCTGGACGGCCTCAATTCATCTCTACATCAGCAAATCAACCAAGCCATCCACTCCCATCCCGAAACCGCATACGAAGAGTTCTATGCTCACGAAACCATCACCAAATACCTCCAAGACCTCGGCTTCCAAGTGAGAAAGCAGGCCTACGGTCTCAAGACCAGCTTCGAAGCTTCACTCGGCTCTGGCGGACGCCAAGTCGTCTTTTGTGCCGAATATGATGCTCTGCCAGGTATTGGACATGGCTGTGGACATAATATCATCTCAACGGCATCCGTCGGCGCGTTCCTTGGTGCAGCTCACGCTCTAGCAACGTTGAAGATCCCTGGCCGTCTTCGTCTCTTGGGAACTCCAGCTGAAGAAAACGGCTGCGGCAAGGGCGAGTTGATAAAAGCCGGCGCCTTTGACCCTCCTGAAGATGTCGCTGCCGCTATCATGGCACACCCGGTCCCTGCATCACTGATCGATTCAGACACGGGCGTGGCAGGCCTGAGATTAATCTCCAGTCACCAGTTCCGTGTTGAATTCAGAGGTCATGCAGCACACGCAGGCGGAGAACCATGGAATGGTGTGAATGCACTTGACGCTGCTGTGGCGGCTTATAGCAACGTGTCTCTTCTTCGACAGCAGATTCATCCTGATGAACGTATCCATGGTGTTATTGAAGATGGTGGCACAATCCCTGGCGTCATTCCTGATTACACTCGGATGCACTGGAACGTGCGAAGTCCAACCATGGAACGAGGGGAGAAGCTGCTCCAGAGAGTCAAGGCTTGCTTGGAAGCTGGTGCAGCTGCAACAGGTTGTCAAATCAACTACATCTT TTCTCCAACTTATATGGACCTGAGAGTCAACCAAACACTCTGTAAAACCTACGTCCAAGACATGGCACGACTTGGACAAACTGTTGCCCTAAACATGGCAGAGCCAGCGACAGCCTCGACAGACATGGGCAACGTATCTTATCTAGCGCCTAGTTTTCACGGCGCTTTCACCATCACTTCGGACCCCAACGTGGCCATCCATAGTCCCAAGTTTGCAGAGGCAGCCAGCACGGATGATGCTCATGCCGCGGCGATAAAGACAGCCAAGGGAATGGCAATGTTGGCGATGAGGGTATTGATCGAGGAGAATGTTGCAGCTGGAGCAAGGAGAGATTTTGAGACTGAAAAATAA